The Camelina sativa cultivar DH55 chromosome 16, Cs, whole genome shotgun sequence sequence tggaggcaagtttctgagagtcATTGGTCGACCGAGGGGTATCGaaattcagatcgcgggagagtcttggcctgcggatttgcttatcagcctagtggagctgtatgacgttatcttagggatggactggttgcatcggcatatagTTCATCTGGATTTTcgtcggggtagagtggagtttgagcgttcaggagggaagttggtttttcaggagATTAGACCGATTTCtaggagtctcgtgatctcggccattcaggctgggaagatgatcgagaagggccgtgagggttatttggttactatatatatgccagagtcagtgcgGAGGTCTACGGTTAGCAGTATTTAGGTTGTgaaggagtttgaggatgtgttccaatCATTggagggattaccaccatctcggtctgattcTATTACGATTGAGCTGGAACTGGGGAccacaccgttatccaaggtcCCCTACAGGATGGCttcagcagagatggcagagctcaagaagcagttagaggatttgttgagcaagggattcatccgtcctagtgtatcaccgtggggagtaCCGGtattatttgttaagaagaaggatgggagtttccgcttgtgtattgattacaggggtctcaaccgggtcactttgaagaacaagtaccctcttcccaggatcaatgagttgttggatcagttgaggtgCTACTTAGTTCTCCAAGACAGATTTGGCGTCGGGTTATTATCATATCTcaatagatgaggcagatgtgagaaagactgctttcaggacgaggtataggcattatgagtttgtggtgatgctgTTTGGGTNagggatggactggttgcatcggcatatagTTCATCTGGATTTTcgtcggggtagagtggagtttgagcgttcaggagggaagttggtttttcaggagATTAGACCGATTTCtaggagtctcgtgatctcggccattcaggctgggaagatgatcgagaagggccgtgagggttatttggttactatatatatgccagagtcagtgcgGAGGTCTACGGTTAGCAGTATTTAGGTTGTgaaggagtttgaggatgtgttccaatCATTggagggattaccaccatctcggtctgattcTATTACGATTGAGCTGGAACTGGGGAccacaccgttatccaaggtcCCCTACAGGATGGCttcagcagagatggcagagctcaagaagcagttagaggatttgttgagcaagggattcatccgtcctagtgtatcaccgtggggagtaCCGGtattatttgttaagaagaaggatgggagtttccgcttgtgtattgattacaggggtctcaaccgggtcactttgaagaacaagtaccctcttcccaggatcaatgagttgttggatcagttgaggtgCTACTTAGTTCTCCAAGACAGATTTGGCGTCGGGTTATTATCATATCTcaatagatgaggcagatgtgagaaagactgctttcaggacgaggtataggcattatgagtttgtggtgatgctgtttgggttgactaacgcaccaacagcgtttatgagattgatgaacagcgtgtttcaggagtttctggatgtgtctgtcatcattttcatcgacgacatcctggtttattctaagagtcctgaagagcatgcaatgcatttgagggcagttctggagaagctgtgggagcagaagttgtttgctaagttgagcaagtgcagtttttggcaccGTAAGATGAGTTTTCTGGGACATATTTTGTCTGGAGATGGGgcttctgtagatccggagaagattcaggctatcagagattggcctagaccgtagAGTGCCACAGAgttcaggagtttccttggtctggcaggttacgacaggaggtttgtgcaggaaTTTGTGAGTAGACCACGACCGTTGACCCAGTTGAGAGGGAAGGatattccttttgtttggtcacaggagtgtgaggaaggctttgcaagcctcaaGGAGATGAAATATGTACAattcgaggggttactcgataCAGggtatcgtgtacctgatcgggtaagagatcgagtgaTAAATGAAAATGCatgcaattaaaatacgaaagcttctaaggatggggtaatcgaatcctaagtgttcctaaccagtacagattccttacatgcctcaagcaaatatttcctagacaattaatctctaaaatcttgttaaaacactctcgtgatagaaacaatcaaccttgatcactcccctacccaactatcgttggagaaacatgaccaaacaggcattaagatccgattcattattgtcagtaaaccccttactcatctaatctcttaggctaagtgagtaaacctctagcataggttgattcaagcatctcatctacacctctcggtggtaaaaacaccttagatctaatctcaccctctcggtttgttgacaacattaagaacaccaatctagaaggaattgtattaaacatattcaatcaactaagacatcctaaccgatcaagaacacaaaatcatctatcccatccctagaaactttacttcactactcggaaatcatagcaagaaacataacaacaaatataaaagaaaattgcattatattaaacgataaagtagagggataagagtacaagaaagaaatctaaaagaaatgataaaaagttatgaaaataaaatctaaaacaaaaggcaaaagtgtttgagtcgctcagttctctcacagaagctctcgctctctggtttgagggtctgcatcttgctcgtttgcgaggaaggaggggaggggtttatatatgtaaacccctttgacctagcttcccagacttgCCCGATGGTccactcgatggggtacacggggatgaagtcgggttactcctcggatagatcttcgggttgttcttccggctcttggatcctcctcgatcgtgttggggttcagacttgttcttccagctcgatggctccttcgggtacatgctcgggtttgtccttgtttttccccattttaggctcttaagcacctattttaatccaaaatatgcaaatgcaaaaatgcaacaccctaaatggcctaaaagtgaattcctacagttaaatcttgctagtcctcttgcaaggaagtaggagggtgcggtttgaaaatggggattcataacctttatatgctaagcgaaggattcaagctatagtccttgaAGAttgtttaatggtgctaagatcaatcaacatacttacaaatatatttatatgcttattaccatgcatcgatctagttcaacctccatctaaaagtaaagaacatctctttcacattcaattaagtgtttggcgaattcttgcaaatggaaggtgaatctaactcaatcggtttcaagggtaaggctttttagtaaggtggtttcaaacaaattctttgggtggttttctctcaaaagaaggaatactagacaattgtgaaaattatctaagattgagaacaatttgggcatacaaagcttaactcttgataatttacccttttctcattcactttctttttttttttttttttttNNNNNNNNNNNNNNNNNNNNNNNNNNNNNNNNNNNNNNNNNNNNNNNNNNNNNNNNNNNNNNNNNNNNNNNNNNNNNNNNNNNNNNNNNNNNNNACActttttctcttattattattattattatgcttagagacttagagctaattgattctaaccttagggatttatatattcctcaacccaaccccaaataaacatactaaccacctatctttcaaaaccaaatctattagctagttcaaattgtAACTTAGCTAAATTAAGAGGCAGTTCTTtttcgttctcaatactctcaaggtttcacaacctatagcacaatgaaaaaggtctcactcaacaattcacaacaaggtttgaaagaaaggtttgggttcatgggtaggacaaataaATCGggttaaacaaaaaagattggtaaaatggagtgctaacccgaatttagagttaccatgagcaagtattcaagttccataagcaagacaattaaagttcaaattaaatccaataatatagagatgttccgatgttcaaacaagtggaggaGGCATTCAAACGACACAAGgatctaagcaaagatttttcattttttccaaagattgatctagcaacaatgaactgtgattaagggttatagcttcaatcctaaggtttgattttaaacaaggtaattttaatcattgtcccctaagatgcatatgcaaaaatcctatatgaaacaaactagactcaatcctaatatgtgaatgcaactacatgaacactcttttttattatttttaaaaattttcaaagttttttgggtttttcaatgcacatagatgcagactcaaataaataaaactagcatgcaaaaatttaaaataagaaaattaagaaaataaaacacaaagttaaaaatattttggaccctcccccaaacttaaattacacaatctctgtgtaaataaaatttggaaaaagaatccaaggaTCACACAAgatgaaataaactaaatgcaaggaggttgcagcagcctccatactcgccaacgtgtagccagggtcgtctacggcttcagcaggtgccagTTTTTTCTCGTCAGAGAGCTCGATgatatgcacggacgacttacttGGACCAGCATCTGAGGGGTTGATCGAGAGGGGTaccgcgtagctcatcgggtagggcaaaAGCACTTAAGAGAGAAAAGActttaaaatgtaaatagtATTTACAAACCTGCCTTTGGgatttcctcccaagtgagcttgtttatagtctcTAAGCTTAACTTTCAGTTCATCTCAGACTGGCGCAGGATCGACGAGACGCAGAGATGATCCTACCTCTGTGATCTCATTTGTCATGTATTTCTTCACTCTCTGCCCATTCACAGTAAATTCTGTCTCATCTTTTCCTAGTAAAGTCACCCCTCCATAGGGCAGAACCTTTTTAATTTCGAAGGGTCCTGACCATCTTGACTTGAGCATCCCAGGGAACAGCCGAAGCTTTGAGTTGAACAAAAGGACTTTGTTCCCAGCTTTCAAATTCTTGTGTCGgatcttcttgtcatgaaaagctttggttctttccttgtagattCTCGAATTATCATAGGCCTCTAGCCGTATATCATCGAGTTCGTGGAATACCATTACTCTCTTCTCTTGAGCAGTCTTTATGTCCAAATTCAGCAGCTTGGTCGCCCACATTGCTTTGTATTCAACCTCGACCGGAAGATGACAGTTTTTTCCATAAAGAAGCTGGAAAGGGGTCCGCCCAATAGGTGTTTTATAAGCGGTCTTGTAAGCCCATAACGCATCATCCAGCTTGAATGCCCAATCTTTTTTTGTGATTCGCACGATTCTGGCTAATATCGCTTTGATCTGTTTGTTGCTTACTTCCACTTGTCTGCTGGTCTGTGGGTGATAAGTTGTCGCGAATTTATGCTTGAATCCGTACTTTCTCAACAAGCCATCGAAAACCCTGTTAATGAAGTGggttcctccatcactgataACTACTCTTTGGATTCCAAATCTCGGAAAAATGATGCTTTTGAACATCTTCATTACGACCTTGTGATCATTCGTCGGGCTGGCGAttgcttctacccacttggagaaaTAGTCAACTGCCACTAGGATGTACATGTTTCCATTTGAGGGTGGGtggaaaggtcccatgaaatctaTTCCCAGACATCGAAAACTTCGACTTCTAAGATTGGCTGctgaggcatttcattcctTCGACCTATGTTACCCATTTTCTGGCACGAATCACATTGTGCTATGAAGAGCTGTGCGTCCTTAAACATTGTTGGCCACCAAACACCAGCTTGTAGTATCTTTTGGACTGTTTTGAAGGTGGCAAAATGTCCTCCATAGGTGGACCCATGACAGTGATCTAGTACTCCTCGAACTTCCTCCTCTGCTATACATCTTCTGAACAGGCCATCCGTCCCTTTCTTGTAAAGATAAGGTTCATCCCAGTAGTAGTTGTTGACATCCCTGAAGAACTTCTTCTTTCTATGAGCGTCATAGTCCTTAGGAATTTCCCCGCACACCATGTATTTCATGAAATCTGAGTACCATGGTAGCTCAGCCGACTCGATTGCCATCAACTCGATCGACCTGGTAGACTCGGGGGTCGAGTAAGCTATCGTGTGTCCGATCGTGTGGTTCATTCTTCTAAGAAGGCAATGTGCATCAGTCTTTCTTCGGGCATTGAGTCATCTATTTGGAGTGGATCTTCGATTGTCATTCTAGACAGATGGTTTGCTACCCCATTTTCAATTCCTTTTTTATCCAGGATCTCTATGTCAAAttcttgcagaagaaggatCCATCGGAGGAGCCTAGGTTTGGTGTCCTTTTTTGAGTAAATGTACCGTAGGGCAGCATGATCCATGTAGACAATCACCTTCGAACCGACTAGGTAGCTTCTGAACTTCTCAAACGTGAAAACTACAGCAAGGAGCTCCTTTTCAGTTGTCGCATACCTCGTCTGGGCATCATCCATGGTTCTGCTGGCGTAGTCGATCACATGGAGCTTTTTATCTATTCTTTGACCCAATACCGCTCCCACAGCATAATCTGatgcatcacacataatctcgaAGGGATGGTCCCAGTTAGGTGCTTGAACTATTGGCGCGCTCACCAAATCCCCCTTTATCTTGTTGAAGGCGCCTAAACAGTCCTTATCGACAATAAACTCTGCTTCCTT is a genomic window containing:
- the LOC104753555 gene encoding uncharacterized protein LOC104753555 codes for the protein MYILVAVDYFSKWVEAIASPTNDHKVVMKMFKSIIFPRFGIQRVVISDGGTHFINRVFDGLLRKYGFKHKFATTYHPQTSRQVEVSNKQIKAILARIVRITKKDWAFKLDDALWAYKTAYKTPIGRTPFQLLYGKNCHLPVEVEYKAMWATKLLNLDIKTAQEKRVMVFHELDDIRLEAYDNSRIYKERTKAFHDKKIRHKNLKAGNKVLLFNSKLRLFPGMLKSRWSGPFEIKKVLPYGGVTLLGKDETEFTVNGQRVKKYMTNEITEVGSSLRLVDPAPV